From Stenotrophomonas sp. SAU14A_NAIMI4_8:
AGGTCACCCTGGGCGGTCGTGGCACGGCGGGCAACTGGGATTACAGCGCCAGCTTCACCCGTGGCGAGTACAAGCTGACCGAGCGCAACTTCGTGCGCTGGGCCGACCCGATCAACGACTACTTCGAAAACCGTGTGCTGGGTCCGGTGCTGGGCACCACCAGCACGGGCTACAACATCTACAGCCCGGACTGGGATGCGTTCTACTCGCCGCTGCCGTCGGGTGATTTCCAGAGTTTCACCGGCTACACCTACAGCCAGAGCCGCACCTGGCAGAACCTGCTGCGCGCGCAGGTCACCAACGGCTCGCTGTTCAGCCTGCCCGGCGGTGATGCCGGCTTCGCGGTGGTGGTGGAAGGCGGCAGCGAAGGTTGGGATTACACCCCCGATGCCCGTCTGGTCGATGGCAGCGTGTGGGGCACCACGGCGGTGTCCGGCGCCGGCCACCGCAGCAGCTACGCGGTGACCAGCGAACTGCGCCTGCCGCTGCTCGACTCGCTCACCGTGACCGGCTCGGGCCGCTATGACGCCTTCAAGATCGGTGGCAACACCATCGACAAGGCCACCTACAGCGTGGGCCTGGAATTCCGTCCGATCGAAAGCCTGCTGTTCCGCGGCAAGTACGGCACCGCCTTCCGCGCGCCGACCCTGTCCGACGCCTTCCAGGGCGAGAGCGGCTACTACGCCAACGGTTCGACCGACTACTACCGCTGCGGCCAGCTGGGCTTCAACCCGGTTGACACCACCGGCTGCCCGTACGACAGCGTGTCGGTGTTCGGCACCCAGTCCGGCAACCCGGACCTGGAACCGATCACCGCCGACGTCTGGAACGCGGGCGTGGTCTGGGCACCGATCAACAACCTGTCGGTGTCGCTGGACTACTACAACTGGAAGATCGAGAACGAGGTCAACACCCTCAGCTCCGACCAGTTGCTGCTGGCTGAGTACTACTGCCGCAACGGCCAGACCAACAACACCTCGGCCAGCTGCCAGAACGTGAGCGACTGGATCACCCGCGATGCCTCGGGCGTGCTGGATGAGATCTACACGCCGAAGATGAACGTCGCCCGGCAGAACCTGCAGGCACTGACGGCCAGCTTCAAGTACGTGCAGGACGTGGGTCGCTTCGGTTCGCTGCAGTTCTCGGGCAACTACACCAACATGCTCAAGCGCGAACTGCAGCCGCAGCCGGGCGACGAGTACCTGGACCTGCTGCGTGACCCGTACGCGATGTGGGTCTACGATTCCTACGCCAAGGTGCGCGCCGATGGCTCGATCGCCTGGGCCAAGGACAAGTGGACCACCACCCTGTACGCCAACTACATCGGCAAGACGCCGAACTACATGGCCTACGCGGGCAACGGCTACGACTACGTGCACAGCTCGGGCTACAAGGCCGGCAAGTGGGGTTCCTACACCACCTACAACCTGAGCGTGAACTACCGCGCGATGGACAACCTGACCCTGTCGCTGATGGTCAACAACGTGTTCAACAAGCTGCCTGACAACCAGCGCTTCAGCTACGCCGGCACCAGCGGCCAGCCGTACAACAACTACCTGTACAGCGCCTACGGGCGTGCGATCTACGTGCAGGCCAAGTACGACTTCGGCGCGAAGTAAGCCACACCCATAACGCGTTGACTGGAGACCCCGCCTCGGCGGGGTCTTTTTTTTGCCTGACGCCAGGGCCATCGGAGCGCAGGACCGGTTGTGCTGCGCATTGTTAAGCGAAGACCCCCATTCATCGACCACTCAGGCCGCCAGAAGTTGCAAAGGAAACTGAGACTAAGACGCTGTATTTGTTGCAGTTTTGTGTATCGAACCGATTGATTTAGCAAACTCTTGTGACACAACCGTACATTTCCCGTTAAGACCGTGTTAGGTTCCGGTGACGTCAGGATGACGCATGAACATTTGCAGAACGTCGGCAGGGAAGTCCGGCGTTTCACACTTCTTAGGGGGATTCACTTGATGACGCACCATCGCTTGCCCGGTCGCCACCCGCTGACCAATGCACTGCTGGCCGGCCTGATGTTCGCCGCCGCCGCACCCGTCCTGGCACAGGAAGCCGCCCCGGGTTCCAACCCGGTTGATCTGGATCGCATCAGCGTGACCGGCTCGCGTATCGCGCGCACCGGCTTCGTCACCCCCTCTCCAGTGACGGCCATCACTGCCGAAGAAATCCGCACCACCGGCGCGCTGAACATCGGCGACCTGATGAACAAGATGCCGCAGTTGACCCCGAGCTACTCGCTGGGCAACTCCACGCGCTTCATCGGCACCGCCGGCCTGGGCCTGATGGACCTGCGTGGCATGGGCCCGTCGCGCACCCTGGTGCTGGTCAATGGCCGCCGCCACGTTGGCGCCAGCCCGGGCTCGACCTCGGTCGACGTCAACACCATTCCGGTGGAATGGATCGAGCGCGTGGAAGTCATCACCGGTGGCGCCTCGGCCGTGTACGGCGCCGACGCCGTGGCCGGCGTGGTCAACTTCATCATGAAGAAGTCGTTCGACGGCTACGAATTCCGTGGCCAGACCGGCAAGGCTGACGAAGGCAGCTTCGACCGCCGCTTCGCCAGCTTCTCCGCTGGCAAGCCGTTTGCCGATGGCCGTGGTAACGCCGCCATCGCAATGGAATACAGCGACCAGGGCCGCTTTGGCCGTGGTGATCGTGAAATCGGCCGCCGCTACCAGGTCTCGGTACCGAACCCGAACTTCGATCCGAGCCAGCCGCCGAGCGAGCGCAATCCGCAGACGGTCCTGGCCAGCCCGGGTGGTAACCATTCCACGTCCTACGGCGGCACCATGGACCTGGGCCAGATCACCATCTCGCCCACCGGCACCCGCTCGATCGCCTTCAACCGCAACAGCCGCTACCTGTTCAACGATGACGGCACGTTCCGCCGCAACCGTTACGACGGCACCATCGTCAGCACCAGCAGCTGCGTGGACTGCGACTTCGCCGACTTGAACGCCGTGGCCGACCTGCAGCCGTCGTTCGACCGTTTCAGCTTCAACACCATCGTCAACTTCGATCTGAATGACGATCACCGCTTCTTCTTCGAAGGCAAGTACACCAAGACCGAGTCGGAGTTCTATGGCCAGCCGGCCTTCGACACCGGCCTGCGCATCCGTCGCGACAACGCCTACATCTCCAACGAGCTGGGCGCCGTGCTCGATGCGCGCACCGTGCGCGTGCAGAACCGCGATGGCACCAGCACCGTGCGTGCCGTTTCGCGCGACCCGAATGCCGCCGAAAGCAACCTGGTCATGAACCGTTTCAACGTCGACGCAGGTCGTCGCGGTGAACAGATCGAGCGCCAGACCAGCCGCGTGGTGTTCGGCCTGGAAGGCAACCTGGGCGAGGACTGGACCTACGAGACCTCGGCCAACTTCGGCCAGACCACCATCGACCGCATCAACGTGAACAACCGCATCAACGAGCGTTGGCATGCGGGCATGGACGTGACCCGTGATGCCAGCGGCAACCTCGTCTGCCGCGCATCGCTGGACCCGAATGCGATCAACCCGAACACCGGGCAGCGCTACAACCAGGCCCTGATCGCTGGCTGCGTGCCGTTCAGCGTGTTCGGCAACGGTGCGATCTCGCAGGAAGCAGCTGATTGGTTCAACACCCGTTCGCTGAACCAGTCCAAGCTGAAGCAGCAGGTGTTCAGTGCCTCGGTGGCCAACAACTCGCTGTTCTCGCTGCCGGCCGGTGACGTCGGCTTCGCCGGCGGCGTCGAGTACCGCAAGGAACAGAGCCAGGAAAACACCGACGCGCTGTCCGCGCTGGGCCTGACCTTCCTCAACGCCATCCCCAGCCGTGGTGGTGAGTACAGCGTGCGCGAAGTGTTCGCTGAAACCTCGATCCCGCTGCTGGCTGACATCCCGCTGATCCGCCGCCTGAACCTGGACCTGGCCGGCCGTTGGTCGGACTACACCTCGGTGGGCGACACCAAGACCTGGAACGTCGGCCTGGACTGGGAAGTGCTGACCTCGCTGCGTATCCGCGGTACCTACGCCAGCGCGGTGCGCGCACCGAGCATCGGTGAGCTGTACAACCCGCAGTCGCAGAACTTCGCCGCCATCTCCGATCCCTGCAACACGCTGTCGACCAACGCCAACCGTCCGGCGACCGCCAAGGATCCGAGCCTGCGTGCCGCCAACTGCGCCGCGCTGGGCATTCCGAACAACTGGGTGGACACCTACAGCGCGAACCGCCCGGGCGTGAGCGGTGGTAACCCGAACCTGAAGCCGGAAGAAGCCAAGACCCTGTCGCTGGGCTTTGTCTGGCAGCCGGAATTCCTGCCGGGCTTCGGCATGTCGATGGACTACTGGCGCATCACCCTGACCGACGCGATCGGTTCGGTCAGTGCCCAGACCCTGGCCACCCGCTGCGTGGATTCGCCGGGGGGCGTGCAGAACAACCCGTTCTGCGATGCGATCAAGCGCGCACCGGTCGGTGGCTACACCTCGCCCACCGGCACCCCGTTCCCGGAATACAGCATCTACAACTGGACCGCTATTTCCGAGAACCTGGCCAAGTCGCGTCGCGTCGGCGTCGATCTGGAAATGGACTACCGCTTCGATCTGCTGGGTGGCTTCACCACCCTGCGCCTGGTCGGTACCCGTCTGATCCAGTCGCGTGAATGGGCGTTCCAGTCGTTCCCGGACGAGTTCACCGAATACGTGACCTACTACACCGATCCGCGCTGGCGCGGTCAGTTCAGCACCACCTACAAGCGTGGTGACTGGCGCGCGTCGTGGGACATGACCTACGTTGACGGCAACCTGCGCGTGACCCCGGACAGCTACAACTCCAACCCGGGTTCGCAGAGCCCGATCCGCAACCCGTCGTACCTGTACCACAACATGCAGGTTGGCTATAAGTTCCCGGGCTCGGGCATCGACGTCTACCTGGGCGTGGACAACGTGTTCGACAAGGATCCGCCGGTCAACTACTTCGGTGCTGACGCCGGTGCTGCGCTGTACGACAGCATTGGTCGCTACATGTACCTGGGCGTGACCTACAAGTTCTGATAGCGCTTCAGGCAGTACCCGGAAAGGGCGGCGCAAGCCGCCCTTTCCTTTTCCGTATCTGGCGGTCCGGCCAACGGCTGGGGGGTTTGCAATCGGCCATGACCTTCGACACCCTTGCAGGCCGGGCCGCAGGCGTATTGTTCGGCCCACGGCCGTCCATGCGGCCTTTCCCTGACTCACTCGGCCTGGAGGCCATTCAAGTGACCCGTACTCCCAAGATCGTGCTGCTGACCCTGGCCGTTTCGGCCGCGCTGGTCGGCTGCGGCAAGACTGATACCCCGGCAAAGGACGCCACCGCCTCCACGCCGGCCGCCACCGAAGCCGCCACCGCCTACAAGCTGGACGAGAGCAAGCTGCCGGCCTACAACGCCTTCCAGCCCGGTGACCTGGACGCCAGCAAGGACGCCTGCACCGCCTTCGGCGACTACGTGAACAGCAAGTGGCTGGCCGCCAACGAAATTCCGGGCGACCGCACCAGCTGGGGCGCCTTCACCATCCTGGACGAGCGTTCGGTGGCCGTGCAGCACCAGCTGGTCGAGCAGGTGGCGCAGGTGAAGAACCCGGACCACATTGAGAAGGTGGTCGGTGACCTGTGGGCCACCGGCATGGACGAGGCCAAGATCAACGCCCAGGGCATCGAGCCGCTGAAGGCCGACCTGGCCGCCATCGATGGCCTGCAGGACAAGGCCGCCATCGCCGACTACCTGCGCAGCAGCGCGGCCAAGGGCGAGAACGTGCTGTTC
This genomic window contains:
- a CDS encoding TonB-dependent receptor encodes the protein MHSHRNAFSRHPLTLALIGTLLASGAAAAQDGATTQLDRVTVTGSLIPQTEIENHTPVLTVTAEDIQTRGFTSVADVLQQSSLSTGGLQGGQTSASFTQGAEAAGMFGLSPGYTKYLINGRPMLSYPALYNGSDTFNNISGIPIDIVERIEILPGGQSSLYGSDAIAGVVNIILKERMDGGTVSVRGGAYSEGGGNSFRFSAARGFNSKDDRFNALVNVQYEKTSPIWGYQRDLTKVNNPDGYSPQYVSNDFLVLLPANGNRYAMMDPDLCADVAGQFGGTTVLGTRPTGQACGSVYGTGYKTIKNGKESGQIYSSATFDVTDNFQLFGDALYSLEEVKYATGSNYTWWGTSSGWGRFYDQDSGQYMNLQRVFAPEDIGGAGYRDIMNTDRNKAYQVTLGGRGTAGNWDYSASFTRGEYKLTERNFVRWADPINDYFENRVLGPVLGTTSTGYNIYSPDWDAFYSPLPSGDFQSFTGYTYSQSRTWQNLLRAQVTNGSLFSLPGGDAGFAVVVEGGSEGWDYTPDARLVDGSVWGTTAVSGAGHRSSYAVTSELRLPLLDSLTVTGSGRYDAFKIGGNTIDKATYSVGLEFRPIESLLFRGKYGTAFRAPTLSDAFQGESGYYANGSTDYYRCGQLGFNPVDTTGCPYDSVSVFGTQSGNPDLEPITADVWNAGVVWAPINNLSVSLDYYNWKIENEVNTLSSDQLLLAEYYCRNGQTNNTSASCQNVSDWITRDASGVLDEIYTPKMNVARQNLQALTASFKYVQDVGRFGSLQFSGNYTNMLKRELQPQPGDEYLDLLRDPYAMWVYDSYAKVRADGSIAWAKDKWTTTLYANYIGKTPNYMAYAGNGYDYVHSSGYKAGKWGSYTTYNLSVNYRAMDNLTLSLMVNNVFNKLPDNQRFSYAGTSGQPYNNYLYSAYGRAIYVQAKYDFGAK
- a CDS encoding TonB-dependent receptor, whose translation is MFAAAAPVLAQEAAPGSNPVDLDRISVTGSRIARTGFVTPSPVTAITAEEIRTTGALNIGDLMNKMPQLTPSYSLGNSTRFIGTAGLGLMDLRGMGPSRTLVLVNGRRHVGASPGSTSVDVNTIPVEWIERVEVITGGASAVYGADAVAGVVNFIMKKSFDGYEFRGQTGKADEGSFDRRFASFSAGKPFADGRGNAAIAMEYSDQGRFGRGDREIGRRYQVSVPNPNFDPSQPPSERNPQTVLASPGGNHSTSYGGTMDLGQITISPTGTRSIAFNRNSRYLFNDDGTFRRNRYDGTIVSTSSCVDCDFADLNAVADLQPSFDRFSFNTIVNFDLNDDHRFFFEGKYTKTESEFYGQPAFDTGLRIRRDNAYISNELGAVLDARTVRVQNRDGTSTVRAVSRDPNAAESNLVMNRFNVDAGRRGEQIERQTSRVVFGLEGNLGEDWTYETSANFGQTTIDRINVNNRINERWHAGMDVTRDASGNLVCRASLDPNAINPNTGQRYNQALIAGCVPFSVFGNGAISQEAADWFNTRSLNQSKLKQQVFSASVANNSLFSLPAGDVGFAGGVEYRKEQSQENTDALSALGLTFLNAIPSRGGEYSVREVFAETSIPLLADIPLIRRLNLDLAGRWSDYTSVGDTKTWNVGLDWEVLTSLRIRGTYASAVRAPSIGELYNPQSQNFAAISDPCNTLSTNANRPATAKDPSLRAANCAALGIPNNWVDTYSANRPGVSGGNPNLKPEEAKTLSLGFVWQPEFLPGFGMSMDYWRITLTDAIGSVSAQTLATRCVDSPGGVQNNPFCDAIKRAPVGGYTSPTGTPFPEYSIYNWTAISENLAKSRRVGVDLEMDYRFDLLGGFTTLRLVGTRLIQSREWAFQSFPDEFTEYVTYYTDPRWRGQFSTTYKRGDWRASWDMTYVDGNLRVTPDSYNSNPGSQSPIRNPSYLYHNMQVGYKFPGSGIDVYLGVDNVFDKDPPVNYFGADAGAALYDSIGRYMYLGVTYKF